From Isachenkonia alkalipeptolytica:
GTCTTAGTCAATTGAAGGGCATAAAGGTTCCCTAGAGCATAGGTAGGAAAATAGCCGATCATTCCCCCTGCCCAGTGCATATCCTGCAGTACCCCCTCCCGATTATCCCTAGGTTTAATTCCTAGAATATCTTCCATCTTTTCATTCCATCGCTCGGGGAGTTCCTCGACGGAAATTTTTCCTCCAATCAAATCCTTTTCCAGTTCATAACGAAGGATAATATGAAGACTATAGGTTAGCTCGTCGGCTTCCACACGGATCATGGAAGGTTCCACAATATTAATGTACTCCACCATTTCTTCCAAACTTACATTCTTTACCTCTTCTTGAAAAAGCTCTTGAAATTCCGGAAGCAATCCCTTCCAGAAAAATTCACTGCGTCCCACAACATTTTCCCAGAAACGGGATTGAGATTCATGCATTCCCGTGGATGCCGCAGAGCCTGCTGAGGTTTTGAACAGCTCCATGGGAATGTTTTGTTCATACATCCCATGCCCGCCCTCATGGATGGTTCCAAATAAAGCGGTTTTGAAGAAATCCTCCTGATAGCGGGTGGTTACCCGTACATCTTTAGGGTTCAGTCCGATGGTAAAGGGATGTATACTCTCATCCAATCGACCGCACTCAAAATCATAGCCAATTTTCTTAAGTATTTTTTCACTTAGAATTTTCTGTTTTTCCACCGGAAGCTTTACGGATTCCAGTCGTTTGTTCGGTTTTTTTGAAGCATTTTGGATCTTGTTTAAAATATTTAAAACGCCTTCCTTCAATTCCCCAAAGATAGCATCCAGTTTCTCTACGGTCATACCTTCCTCAAAGCGATCCAGTAAAGCGTTATAAGCATGGCCTTCGTAACCTAAACGTTCTGACATCCTTCGGTTGAAATCCACAATTTTCTCCAAATAAGGCCGGAAGATTTCAAAATCATCGTCGGCTTTCGCCTTTTCCCAAATGTTTTGAGCCCTCGAGGTGAGGATTACATAGTCCCGATACTCTTCTTCAGGAATTTTTTGAAACTTTTCCAAGTGTTTTACATCCTTTTCGATGCTCTTTTGATATTTTTCCGGTAATTCATTATAATACTTCTCCCTAGAAAACTCCCCCAGAAGATGTTGCATTTCCGGTGACACAGACATTTTAAAAGCTTCTGTGGATAGAGTTCCCAAGGCTTCTGAGCGGATATTCCTTCCCTCTTTCGGCGCATAGGTAGCCATGTCCCAGTGGGCAAGCCCTGCCATCTCCCGATAATGCTGGATTTTACTTGAAATTTCCATATAGCGTTTCAATAGTTCCTGAAGCTGATTTTCTTCCTTTTGGTTGTCTTCTTTTTTCATCGGATCGCTCCTCTCAAATAAATTTATTTGACCATATAATTATTTTTATTATATCATAACATTCTGTGTTTTTAGAATGTTTTTCCCAAAAAAATCAAAGGAACAATCTTCCCTCTATAGCAAAGATTATTCCTTTAATTTAAACATCCTCAGTCAATCTTAGAGTTATAAATTTATTGTTTCGATTGAGTTTTCGTACCCAGCATATCCGCGGCTTTATAGGAGCTGCGGACTAAAGGATCCGAAGCAACAAAGGAGAACCCTAGGCTTTCGGCTTTCTCCTTATAAGCCTGAAAAGCTTTGGGAGTGATGTATTCCTCCATAGGATAGTGCGCTTTACTAGGGGCTAGATACTGACCCACCGTTAAAAAGTCACACTGGTACTGTCGTAAGTCCATCATTACCTGATGAACTTCCTCGGGAAATTCTCCAAGGCCTACCATAATACCCGATTTCGTGAAAATAGAAGGATTCAGTTTCTTCACATTTACCAATACTTCCAAGGACTGATAATAATCCGCCTGAGGCCGGACTTTATCGTACATTCTCGGAATGGTTTCAATATTATGATTTATGATATCCGGCTGAGCGTCGGTAACTTTTTTCAGAGCTTTAAAATCCCCTTGAAAGTCGGGAATTAATACCTCAATGGCGATCTCTTTATCCACAGCTCGAATGGCATTAATGACTTTTGCAAAATGTCCCGCACCGCCATCGGGTAAGTCATCCCGGGTAACCGAGGTCACCACCACATGCTTGAGTCCCAGTTCCTGTGTCGCCTTCGCCATATTTCCCGGTTCCTTAGGGTCTACCGGTTCCAATGCTTCATGGGTTACGTTACAGAATCTACAGTTTCTTGAACACTGGGTTCCTAATATCATAAAGGTTGCGGTTTTATTACTAAAGCATTCTATTCGATTCGGACAATTGGCTTCCTGGCACACGGTATTCAGGGAAAGGTCTTTTAACATGCGTTTTACCGCTTCTTCTTTCTGCAGATCCTCCATATTCACCCGAAGCCAACGGGGTTTACGTTCACTTTTCATAAGCTCACCTCTTCTATAAATTAAGTTCTTCCAGTGTTATATTTTGAACCTTTTCATACTCATATACCCTAACAAACTCCTCTGCTACCCGCTGGTTCATTTGGTTAAAATCCTGGGTTTCCCCTAATAATTTTTCTAATGTGGTTACGCCTTTATCACGAATTCCGCAGGGGATGATAAACTGAAAATGGTCTAGGTTCGTATTCACGTTAAAGGCAAAACCATGCATGGTTACCCCCTTTTTTACGGCTAAACCGATGGCAGTGATCTTCTCATTGCCTATCCAAACCCCGATATCCTTCCCGGAACCTGTAGCTTTCAAATCAAAGTCCTTTAAGATATTTACAAAAACTTTTTCCAACTTTTCCACAAAACCACGGACTTTTATTTGGTTTTCGATTAGATGAATTATGGGATAACCCACAATTTGTCCTTCTCCGTGATAGGTAACATCCCCTCCCCGGTTGGTTTCAAATCGCTGAATGCCTTGACGGGCCAATTCTTTTTCCGGCGCTACTACATTCTCCGCCGATGCGCTTTTCCCCAGAGTGATTACTGCGGGGTGCTCCACTAAAATCAAGGTGTCAGAGATCTTCCCCTCCTGTCGTTTTTTTAATAATTGAAACTGGATTTCTAAGGCCTGCTCATAATCGCATTTACCCAAATATAAAAGGTTTAAAGTTTTTTCCATAGGAACCCTCCGTTTTTAAGAATGACTATAATTTAGGAGCTTGTATTACTTACATTGTCAGTATACCATAAAGCAAATGAAATTTCTTCCTCTCCTTTACAGTCTTCTTTAATTCTTCTGTAAAGTTGATTTTAAGACCTTCCAGCCATCACCCTTGCGAAAACAAATTAAAAAAGAGCTTTCCCTTTATAGAGAAAACTCCACTTTAATGCATTTACCAATGATTTTCAACTCGCTTTTCTTCTTACTTACCCCGTTTTCCCCTTCTAGACCTTGGAAAAGCGCGATCTTTCCGCTTCCCTCCTTTCGGAGTTTTCGGACCATTCGTCCCTTTGCCACATTAATTAAGTAAAGTGCTCCGTTTTCAATTTCTTGGGTATCCAGGACCGTTACGATATCCCCTTTCTTAATTCGAAGTCCCTGTAGAGCATTATCGGTTACTTCAATAAAGAAAAGTTTATCAGGATGATAGCCCTCCACTTTGTTTTCCATCAAGGGCAATGATTTTTCTCCAACAACCTTTCCATTATCCATGCGTTGCACAGGATAAGTTTTCACCAAGTTCCCCAAGGCTTTTTGCCATGAACCGGTGGGTTTTAAATCATAGTTTTGAAGTTCTTCCTTCGAATCCTGTTTTTTTCCAGCTTTGACCTTGTCCGACGCTTCATCGGTAGGCTCCTCCGCCACACTGATAAAATCCATGGATTTCCCTAGTTTTTTTAAAATTTTTTCAGCAATATCCTCTTTGATTACCTTCCGACCGGATTCGATATCCCGAAGATAACTTTCGGATATACCGCATTTTTTTGCCAGGGCTTTTTCCGATAAACTCGCTTGTTCCCTAGCTTTCTTTATTTGTTCTGCCAATCGATTCATCCAATCACCTCATTTGTCATTATATTTACTATTTTATCATGATCCTTATCCTTTCTCCAGATGATCTTAGACACTTATCCTGATTTCTTTGCTGAAATCACAATAAACCTACCTTAGTGCTTTCCCTTGCGCAGGGAATCCGTTATAATAAGATTAAGATGTTTTCAGTTGCTTTACACTGGTAACAGCATTGACAACGCCTTTCAGGGGGTAAAAGCATGAGAAAAATCCATTGGTTAAATGATTTAAAGCAGTACATTTTATTTCATTATCGAAAAACCCTTACCGTGGAAGAGTCCGTTTTAAGTTATAATGTGGCTACTTTTATCGAGCAGCGACAACGGCCAAGTTTTTCAAAAAGTCTGTTGCATTTCATCGATGCAAAAGGGCTGGATGACACGGAGGTCTATAAAAGGGCGGGAATCGACCGTAAACATTTTTCAAAAATACGTTCAAATCCAGATTATCAACCTAAGAAAAAAACCGCCCTCGCCCTTTGTCTTTCCTTACAATTAGATCTTAGAGAAGCCGAGTGTCTATTACGTTCTGCAGGGTATACTTTTTCCAACAGCCAATTCTTGGATCTGATTATACAGTACTGCATTGAAGAGCATATTTATGATATTCATGAGGTCAATTACGCTCTGGAACATTATAAATTAGAGCCTTTGTAACAATAGGCGGGGTTATCTTCACTGTAATTATTCCGAATTTTCTGCTATACTATAGTTAAGAAGTAAAAAAACTTTTCCAAATCACTTTATTATGAGCCATTATGCATCCTTCTAGCCTCTTTACTCTGTTATAAGTATTTTTGAAATGTATTTTAAAAGAACAAATACAGGCACTATCTTACGAGAATTACGGGAATTATCAAATAGGAGGGATTTCCATGAAGAAAAAAGTTTTAATCGTAATCGATTATCAAAAAGACTTTGTTATGGGAAGCTTAGGATTCACTGAAGCTAAGGAATTGGATTCTGTAATTTGTAAAAAGATAAAAAGTTATAAAAATCATCAGGTTTTTTATACCCTGGACACCCATGATGAAGATTACTTAGAATCCTTAGAGGGAGACTCCCTTCCCATTGAACACTGTATTAAAGGAACCGAAGGTCACAAAGTATACGGAAACACCAAAATATGCCTTAATGAGGTTGGAGCGCAGCCTTTGGAAAAAAGAAGTTTTGGAATCCACCCCCAAGAACTTCATGAACAGTGTTTTGACTTCTATGAAGACGAACTGGAATCCATTGAATTGGTAGGGGTGGTTACTAATATCTGTGTTATATCCAATGCGATTGTGTTAAAAACCCTGTACCCCGAAGTGCCCATATTTGTGGATGCCTCCGCCTGTGCTTCTCCTGACCCGGCACTTCACGAGAAAGCCTTGGATGTTTTGGCAGGCCTTCATGTTAACGTAATCAATCGGTGAAGATCCCATAGGGTGGTTGAATCCCTTTATCCATCAATAAAAAAGGAGACCTTCGGGTCTCCTTTTAATTTTTCTATTGGACTTTCCTATACAGTAAGAAAGCTTAACGTTTGTTGCAGTTGATAAAACCGAAGTTGTAAGCTGTGTTTTCTGAAGAAGCCTTCCTGGTATTCTTTCACCGCATAATATTTATCCACCATCGTTACAATCCAACTTTCCTTGTATTTCGGCGGAACAATGGTTGTAGGGAACATATGTTTCTTTATGATATCTGCTTCCATATCGCTGACATCAAAGTACTTTCTGGCATTTTCAAGAGCTACTCTTGGATGAGATACCGCATGGGATTCTTTTAAGTATTTCAAGTTTCGGTTCCCCTTGGTTCGCCAGTCATATAAAAAGAAATCATGAAGTAGGGCACCCCGGGCGATGGCTCGATAATCCATCTTTAGTTTTTTTGCTATTTTATAAGATCGAAAGGAAACTTCCAGGGAATGTTCGAATATGCTTCCCTCATGGTGTCGAATGTCCTTCGATTGCATGAATGCATCATGGTTTAATATATCTTTTGTGATCTCGTAGTATTCGGAATTTCTGCTCAATACGTGGACCTCCTTGATTTTATCCGTCTTTTGAATTTTATGTCCGCTGTTTTACTCACAGTTTACATAATACTAGGATCCCGGGATTTTGTCAAGGAAACCCTTGGAAAAATCCAAGAAAAAGAAGACAATTTCTTAGTTAATATTTACTCCCTACGATAAACCACCTTGCCATCGATCATCGTAAGCTCCACCTGGGTATCGGATATTTCAGAGGGCCTGACGGTAAACAGGTCCCGGTCCAACACAATCAAGTCCGCAAAATAACCGGGGAGAAGTTTTCCCTTAACATCCTCTTGAAACTGATTTTCAGCACTTTTCCAAGTGTAGGCATCCACGGCCTCCTCTATGGTCATCCGCTCCTCCGGTTGATACCCCCCTTCAGGATAACCGTTTTGATCCCTTCGGGTAACCGCAGCATAAATATTTCGAAAAGGGTTTGAATCTTCCACCGGTGCATCGGTTCCAATGCTGATCAATCCCCCCTGCTGATACAAGGTGTTAAAAGCATAGGAGGTTTTTGCCAAAGCCTCACCCACCCGTTTTTTCACAATATGCAGATCATAATCCAGAAAAACCGGCTGAGCCATTACCGCTATACGGTTCTTGATGATTCGATCCAATTGGTCCCCACTGGTAATCTGATTATGAACGATACCATGACGCAGGGTGTTTTCAGCTTCTCCGATCAGTTTTTCATAGCTTTTTACCACGCTTTCCACAGCACCGTCACCAATGGCATGGGTAATTACAGGAATCCCGTGAGCCCCAGCCAGTTGACAAAGCTCCCAAAGTTCTTGATCTTTCAGGGCTTCCACCCCTTTCGTAGTAGGATCGTCGGCATAGGGCCGTCGAAGCAGTGCGGTTCTTCCGCCTAGGGAGCCATCTTTGAAAAGCTTTAGTGAGCCCCGTTGATAATAGTCCTGATCATACTTACCATTTTTATATTCACTGTTCAGGTACCTTCGAAAATCCTCAACTCTTTGAAAGTTAAATTGATGCCGATACCGAAGGGGAAGTTTTTCTTCTTCATATACCTCACGTATCCAATCAAAGGTTTGCTGAAAGTCTTCTCCTGAGACATCACAGGATTGAACCGATGTGATCCCTTGACTGAGAACGTATTTCCCCGCTTCAATAAATTGATTTTTTTTCGCTTCCTTATCCTTTTGGGACAGGGCTTTTGCCAAAACATGGGTGGCGTTTTCCGTAACCACTCCGCTTAGTATCCCCTGGGGGCTCCGCTCGACGGTACCTCCCGGTATGAAGGTGTCCTCAGTAATCCCTGCCATTTCCATAGCCTTGGTATTACCAACAGCCACATGACCACAAACCCGTTCATAAACAATGGGAATATCTGTAGAGATCAAATCCAGATCCTTTCGCCCGGGCAGGCGTTTATCCTCTGCTTCAAAAAAATCCTGATTCCAGCCCCGGCCATGGATGCCTACTTCCTGTCGGTTTTTTGATAAGTAGTCCCGACCCCTTTCAATCATTTCACCGATAGATTTAACCCCCGTAAGGTTGCAGCTGGCCATAGCTTCTCCCAGGAGAAACAGATGCAGATGGCTGTCGTTCAGACCCGGGAGCACGGTTTTCCCTTGAAGGTCTATTACCTCGTCATCCCTTCTTCGGTTCTTTACTATAGCCTCAGTACTGCCCACGGCCTCTACAAAGCCTCCCTTAATAGCAATTGCTTCTTCAAACCTTCCTTTTTCCAAGTATATTTTCCCCTTGATTAGCAGGGTTCCCATGAACTTCACTCCTCCACCCAGGAAAGCGGGGATTTTTCCCACCTCCATATTTTCACTTTTTTCTTCGCTACTCTAAAGTATACCACGGCTCTTTCATAAGAAAAACCCGGTTATCCGGGTTTTCTTTACTTAACCTATTCTTTTTTCCGAAAGATTGAATTTCAGAAATCCTATTATCCCTTTTGAAGTTGACTAAAGTTTTTTTGTATTTCTTTTACGGGAATTCGGATGAAATATACCGATACCACAACCACCATAAAGGGATCCATATAGGGTACTAAAAAAGCGGTTGCGGGAATTAGACTCAGAATAAATCCCAAGGCAAAGCCCACCAAAACTCCAAGACTTGCCCAGGTATCCATTAACCATTGATGGGCCTCTGCCTGTAGCAGTGGGGTATGTGTCTTCTTAGATGGATTTCGGAGCAGTACATACACACCGTAACAGGCAATGGTAGAGATAACTGCGTATATAAGAGCGTAATTCATGGACGTCTCCCGCCCTCCGTCAAAGAGGGCTGTAACAGCTGTCAACAAGGAGCCGGTCACGAGAATTAGAATCACGGTATACTTAATAAACACCACCAGGGTATCCACGTTCATGTTTTTTTCTCTTCCGAACAGGGATAAGCGGATTTTTTCTTTTTTTCTTACCTTACCCAGGGCCCATAGAGATAGCATCGATAGCCCCAAGCTGATAAAAGAATACAAACCGTCAAATATGATCATTTGAGAGTCCAGTATTGTTCCTAAAATCATTCCTGTGACAGCAAAACCCAAGGCTCCAAGTACGGACCCCACAATCAATTGCTTTTCATTTTTGACATTCATAAATTTCCGAACCCTTTCTTAACTTATTTTCATATTTTATAGTACATTTTCATAGTGCATAATGTAACTGTAATCCTCCTGCTAGGCCGTTGTATTTTCTTCAAATCCCTTCAATATGAATTCAAGCAGGTCTTTTTTAATCTTATCCACATCCCCGTTATTTCTTTTGAATAAATAACAGGTTTCCGCCGATTGCTCAAGGATCCCCAGGGTAAACTGTACCATAATAGTGGTATCCGGTTTTTTTCGAAGTTCCCCCTTCTTTTGAAACTGCTCGAAGATTTTTTCCAGCCACTGATAATAGGGATCATATATTGCCTCCCACTTCTCTAAGGAGTGATAATAGCTCATGCCTGAGTATAAAAACGTGATAATCTGCTGATAATCTTCAGTGATTTCAAACACTAACTCTATCAGTCCCCGAAGAAAATCTTTAGAGTTTTCAGCTTGATTCAATTTCTTTTTTTCCCCTCGAGCCATGGCATCCTCAACTATTCTTTCCGCAATAGCTGGGGCCAGGGCCGCCTTTGAAGAAAAATACAGATAAAAGGTTCCTTGAGCTAAGCCGGCCCTCTGTACAATTTGTGATACCGATGTATTATCAAATCCCTTTTCTTCGATTAAGCTAATGGCGGCATCCAAAAATTCCTCATATTTCTCTGATCTATCTTTTTTCATTCTAATCCTCCTTTGCTTTCTTTACTTTCCCGGGATTATAAGTGACTGACAGTCATTCATTTTTATATTATAACATGCCGTAAAAAAAAGGGCAACAGATACAACTCTGCTACCCTTGCCTCCTTAAATACAGGGAATTTCCCCTATAATTTAAAAGAAGAAAGATTAATACTTTAACTTCTCCTCCAAATAGGTCTCCAAATCCTCAATTTTAATCCGTTCCTGCTCCATAGTATCCCGGTCCCGTACGGTTACCGCATGGTCTTCCTTGGAATCAAAATCATAGGTGATGCAAAACGGAGTTCCGATTTCGTCCTGGCGACGATACCTTTTACCGATACTTGCCCGCTCATCATAGTCTATGGCAAACTTTCCTGCCAGATTTTTAAACAGTTCTTCCGCCTCGTCCTTCAGTTTCTTGGTTAAGGGCAGCACCGCTGCTTTATAAGGGGCCAGCTTCGGATGGAGTTTTAATACCGTTCGCTGGTCTCCGTCCACGTCCTCCTCTTCATAGGCATCCACTAAAAATGCCAGGGCGACCCGGTCCAAGCCTAGGGATGGCTCAATACAATAGGGCACATACTTTTCATTGGTATGAGGGTTCTGGTACTCCAAATCCACCCCGGAGTGATTGCTGTGCTGTCTTAAATCGAAGTCGGTGCGATCCGCGATTCCCCATAACTCTCCCCATCCGAAGGGAAATTTAAATTCAATATCCGTTGTGGCATTGCTGTAATGGGATAATTCTTCCTTTTCATGTTTCCGGAGTTTAATACTGGACTCCTTGATGTTTAAGTCCAATAACCAGTTTTTACAAAATTCCAGCCAATAGTTAAACCACTCGATATCCTTCCCCGGCTCACAGAAGAACTCCAACTCCATTTGCTCAAACTCCCGGGTTCTGAAAGTAAAGTTTCCAGGCGTAATTTCATTCCTAAAGGATTTTCCCACCTGTCCGATGCCAAAGGGAATCTTTTTTCTAGAGGTTCGAAGGACGTTCTTAAAGTTTACGAATATTCCCTGAGCGGTTTCCGGCCGAAGAAAAATCTCCGTGGAAGAATCCTCGGTTACCCCTTGAAAGGTTTTAAACATCAGGTTAAACTGACGAATGTCCGTAAATTCTTTTTTCCCGCATTTATCACAGGCGATACCTTCCTCTTTGATAAAGCTTACCATTTCCTCGTTGGTCCAGCCTTCCACACTCATCTCTTTTCCTGCATTATGAAGATGTTCTTCAATGATCTGATCCGCTCGAAATCTTGCTTTACAGGCTTTGCAATCAATTAACGGATCATTAAAGCCTCCGATATGGCCTGAGGCCACCCAAGTCTCCGGATTCATTAAAATCGCCGAGTCAAGGCCTACATTGTTGGGGTTTTCCTGAATAAATTTTTTCCACCAGGCATCCTTAATGTTTCGCTTCAGTTCGGCGCCTAAGGGCCCGTAATCCCAAGTGTTCGCCAAACCTCCGTAGATTTCCGAGCCGGGGAAAATAAAGCCTCTGGACTTGCAAAGGGCTACAACTTCTTCCATGGTTTTTTCTTTCACTGTTTATTCCTCCTTTAAATTTTCCTTTATCCTTTTTCACTATAAAAATCCATAAAAAAATCTCTCCCCCCTAATCCAACGATTAGGGACGAAAGATGATTTCCGCGGTTCCACCCTAGTTGATGCCGAAGCATCCCCTTTATAAGTACTGCGACTCCAAAGCGCCCTTCATTTTCGGGTTGCATGGAGCTTACACGATCCTCCACTCGCTGAACCACTTCCGAAAATTACTCCTCTTTTTCTCCGCCGCTATTTGATTATTCTTTAAGATATCAAAGATCATAAATTCTGTCAATAGTCTCGCCGGATTTTGCTTAGAAAGTCCAGGCTTTTAAAGTTGGTTTTGTCCAAATGAATCATCATGTACTGTTTCAGAACCGATTCCAACTCCATAATCAGCTTCGGGTGCACCTTTAATTCTTTCAAGTCCTCAATGTCGATGACCATTAAAAAGTTGGCCAGACGAATGCCTTTTTTCGACAAAGGTTTTGCGAGACCCCTTCCTTCGGACTGACAGTCCTCACAAAGAAGCCCCCCCTCTTCCATATTTAGCACCCAGCGGAAGGAACTTCCAGTTCCACACTGATTACAGGATTTTAAATAGGGCTCATATCCGCTGAACTTTAGAAACTGCAATAAAAACCTTAAAATATGAAGGGAAAGTTCCCCCTCTTTGCGTTCCAAGGCTCCCAGGGACTCCTCAAAGAGATTGAATAGGCGGTTGTTACTCTGTCCCTCAATGGTGACCGTATCCACCAGCTCTATAAAGAAGGAGGCCGCCGAGAGGCTGTCCAGATCTTCTCGTAGCTTATAATGATTATGGATAGGGTCCACATGGTTTAAGGTATACATGGATTTTCCCTTATAGAGGACAAAATCGCTGTAACAAAGGGGCTGAGCGCCGGCTAGGTGCTTGCTTTTAGAGCTTCTGGCCCCCCGGGCCATAACAGAAACCTTGCCTAGTTTACGGGCAAATACTGTCAAAATTCCGTCATTTTCCTTGTATTTCATGTTTTTCAGCACAATTCCTTCGGTTTTTACCAGCATAAGTCCACCTTAGGAGTCGTCCCGATAGCCAAAATTACGAAGCATGGTGTTTTGGTTTCGCCAGCCCTCTTTAACCTTTACCCAGAGCTGAAGGTTAACCTTTGTCCCTAGAAACCCTTCAATGTCCTCCCGGGCGGATTTCCCGATCCCCTTAAGCTTTCGTCCGTTCTTACCGATGATAATGCCTTTATGGCTGTTTCGTTCGCAGTAAATATTCATCTCCAAATCTAGAATGGCTTTATTGGGTCGCTCTTTCATGGAAACCACTTCCACCGCTACCCCATGGGGAATCTCCTGCTCCGTATAATGAAGCACCTTCTCTCGAACCAATTCCGCGATAATCGCCCGTTCCGGCTGATCGGTGATCATGCCTTCAGGAAAGTACTGGGGTCCTTCCGGAAGGTATTCTTTAATCTCCTCGATCACCCGTTGAAGATTAACTCCTTCCAAAGCGGAGATAGGAATAATGGATTCAAAAAGTTCCATATCTTCATATTGTTTTACAATATCTTTGACCGAATCCTGATCGGTTTTATCAATTTTGTTAATCAGAAGGATTTTCGGAGTTTTAATCTTTTTTAACTCCTCTAAAATATACTGATCCCCTCCGCCTAAACGGTCGCTCTCATCCACCATAAATAGAATAACATCCATGTCCCGGAGGCTGGCCTTTGCGGTTTTTACCATATATTCTCCCAGCTCGGTTTTCGGCTTATGAATCCCCGGAGTATCGAGAAAGACAATTTGTAAATTCTCCTCGGTATAAACACTTTGTATCCGGTTCCTTGTGGTCTGCGGCTTGTCTGAAACAATGGCGATTTTTTCTCCCACTAATTGGTTCATCATTGTGGACTTTCCCACATTGGGTCTTCCGATAATGCTTACAAATCCTGATTGATAGCTCATACTGTTCCTCCTTTATTTTCTAAATCCTTCGGGGTGAAGGACAGAGGTAAAATTTCCTCCATGGTATAGGTTTGGTATTCTTCTTCGGATTTCGCCAGAATCACGGTGATATCCAGTCCGAACTCTACAAGTACCTGGCGGCAAATCCCGCAGGGAGCAGTAAAAGCCTCTGGATCTCCAACGATAGCAATGGTTTTAAAATCCTTTTCCCCTTCAGAGATGGCTTTAAATAACGCGGTTCTCTCGGCGCAATTTGTGGCGCCGAAGGAGGCGTTTTCAATATTGCATCCGGTAAAAACTTTTCCGGTGCTTGTCAGTACCGCTGCCCCTACCGGAAATTCCGAGTAAGGCACATAAGCCATTTTCTGAGCCTCCAGGGCTTTTCGTATTAATTCTTTGTTTGTCATATCCTTCCTCCTTTAAAGGGTTTTTAAGTCTTTTTCATTATTTCATCTGACTTCTTTCTTGATTTTCCTTGTTCGGGCTTGTTCCCAGGGTTATCCGATATTACTCCCCTTGGTCCAGTTCTTCTACAGTTAGAATATCTTCCCTTGAAATTACTTGTATCCAGGTTTGTCCCGGATTTAAGATGATTTCTTCTCCCTCACTGTCATAGTACCGGGTAAAATCCTCTTTGTCGCTTTTCTCCCATTGTACTTCCATCACTTCACCCATGGTGAAATAATACCCGCTACCACTGCCTATAGTGTCCATTTCCAAAATTCCGGAACTGGTTCCCGGAATTTGACGGGCGGGAACAATTTGTACCAGCACATTGGCGGCTACAATGGGTTTTTCCTCATCGTCTGTATGGTTTTCATCATAATGGCGCCGGTCAACATAGTATCGGTCGTAACCCTGTTGTTCTTCGTTATAATGATACTCCGCCCGGTAACTGGAATGGTAGCGAACCTCAAAATTCTCTGCGGTCTGTCCGCTTTTTAATGCTTCTTTTTCCTGATGAAACTCATAACCCGCAAAATCCGAGGTTTCACGATAGTTCAATGCTTCTGCAGTACTTCGAATATTGTCCATACTGGTATAAGCATTATGGGGGGCCCTACGATGGGATTCTCTCCAGAAAG
This genomic window contains:
- a CDS encoding amidohydrolase, yielding MGTLLIKGKIYLEKGRFEEAIAIKGGFVEAVGSTEAIVKNRRRDDEVIDLQGKTVLPGLNDSHLHLFLLGEAMASCNLTGVKSIGEMIERGRDYLSKNRQEVGIHGRGWNQDFFEAEDKRLPGRKDLDLISTDIPIVYERVCGHVAVGNTKAMEMAGITEDTFIPGGTVERSPQGILSGVVTENATHVLAKALSQKDKEAKKNQFIEAGKYVLSQGITSVQSCDVSGEDFQQTFDWIREVYEEEKLPLRYRHQFNFQRVEDFRRYLNSEYKNGKYDQDYYQRGSLKLFKDGSLGGRTALLRRPYADDPTTKGVEALKDQELWELCQLAGAHGIPVITHAIGDGAVESVVKSYEKLIGEAENTLRHGIVHNQITSGDQLDRIIKNRIAVMAQPVFLDYDLHIVKKRVGEALAKTSYAFNTLYQQGGLISIGTDAPVEDSNPFRNIYAAVTRRDQNGYPEGGYQPEERMTIEEAVDAYTWKSAENQFQEDVKGKLLPGYFADLIVLDRDLFTVRPSEISDTQVELTMIDGKVVYRRE
- a CDS encoding TetR family transcriptional regulator, translating into MKKDRSEKYEEFLDAAISLIEEKGFDNTSVSQIVQRAGLAQGTFYLYFSSKAALAPAIAERIVEDAMARGEKKKLNQAENSKDFLRGLIELVFEITEDYQQIITFLYSGMSYYHSLEKWEAIYDPYYQWLEKIFEQFQKKGELRKKPDTTIMVQFTLGILEQSAETCYLFKRNNGDVDKIKKDLLEFILKGFEENTTA
- a CDS encoding glycine--tRNA ligase, coding for MEEVVALCKSRGFIFPGSEIYGGLANTWDYGPLGAELKRNIKDAWWKKFIQENPNNVGLDSAILMNPETWVASGHIGGFNDPLIDCKACKARFRADQIIEEHLHNAGKEMSVEGWTNEEMVSFIKEEGIACDKCGKKEFTDIRQFNLMFKTFQGVTEDSSTEIFLRPETAQGIFVNFKNVLRTSRKKIPFGIGQVGKSFRNEITPGNFTFRTREFEQMELEFFCEPGKDIEWFNYWLEFCKNWLLDLNIKESSIKLRKHEKEELSHYSNATTDIEFKFPFGWGELWGIADRTDFDLRQHSNHSGVDLEYQNPHTNEKYVPYCIEPSLGLDRVALAFLVDAYEEEDVDGDQRTVLKLHPKLAPYKAAVLPLTKKLKDEAEELFKNLAGKFAIDYDERASIGKRYRRQDEIGTPFCITYDFDSKEDHAVTVRDRDTMEQERIKIEDLETYLEEKLKY
- a CDS encoding cation transporter — its product is MNVKNEKQLIVGSVLGALGFAVTGMILGTILDSQMIIFDGLYSFISLGLSMLSLWALGKVRKKEKIRLSLFGREKNMNVDTLVVFIKYTVILILVTGSLLTAVTALFDGGRETSMNYALIYAVISTIACYGVYVLLRNPSKKTHTPLLQAEAHQWLMDTWASLGVLVGFALGFILSLIPATAFLVPYMDPFMVVVVSVYFIRIPVKEIQKNFSQLQKG
- the recO gene encoding DNA repair protein RecO; amino-acid sequence: MLVKTEGIVLKNMKYKENDGILTVFARKLGKVSVMARGARSSKSKHLAGAQPLCYSDFVLYKGKSMYTLNHVDPIHNHYKLREDLDSLSAASFFIELVDTVTIEGQSNNRLFNLFEESLGALERKEGELSLHILRFLLQFLKFSGYEPYLKSCNQCGTGSSFRWVLNMEEGGLLCEDCQSEGRGLAKPLSKKGIRLANFLMVIDIEDLKELKVHPKLIMELESVLKQYMMIHLDKTNFKSLDFLSKIRRDY
- the era gene encoding GTPase Era; the encoded protein is MSYQSGFVSIIGRPNVGKSTMMNQLVGEKIAIVSDKPQTTRNRIQSVYTEENLQIVFLDTPGIHKPKTELGEYMVKTAKASLRDMDVILFMVDESDRLGGGDQYILEELKKIKTPKILLINKIDKTDQDSVKDIVKQYEDMELFESIIPISALEGVNLQRVIEEIKEYLPEGPQYFPEGMITDQPERAIIAELVREKVLHYTEQEIPHGVAVEVVSMKERPNKAILDLEMNIYCERNSHKGIIIGKNGRKLKGIGKSAREDIEGFLGTKVNLQLWVKVKEGWRNQNTMLRNFGYRDDS